GCTGCGCCTCTCCCGGAACAGCGAGGTGCTCATCACCGAGTCCATCGAGGGGTGGGTCGAACTGGAGTACGAGGTGATGCGGGACGCCGACGACTCCTGTATCATCATCTGCAACATGGAGAACCTCGACCCGATGGGGATCCACACCGGGGAGTCGACGGTCGTCACGCCCTCGCAGGTCATCCCGGACGAGGGCCACCAGGAGATGCGCGACGTGGCCCTGAAAGTCATCCGCGACCTGGAGATCCACGGCGGCTGTAACATCCAGTTCGCGTGGCGCGACGACGGCACGCCCGGCGGCGAGTACCGCGTCGTCGAGGTGAACCCGCGCGTCTCCCGCTCGTCGGCGCTGGCCTCGAAGGCGACCGGCTACCCGATCGCCCGCGTGACCGCGAAGGTCGCCCTGGGCAAGCGCCTCCACGAGATCGATAACGAGATCACGGGCGAGACGACCGCCGCCTTCGAGCCGGCGATCGACTACATCGTCACCAAGGTGCCACGCTGGCCCATCGACAAGTTCGACGACGTCGACTTCGAGCTGACGACGGCGATGAAGTCGACCGGCGAGGCGATGGCGATCGGCCGGACGTTCGAGGAGAGCCTCCTGAAGGCGCTGCGCTCCTCCGAGTACTCGCCCGACGTCGACTGGGACGACGTCGACGACGAGACGCTGAAGGAGCACTACCTCGAACGCGCGTCCCCGGACCGCCCGTACGCCATCTTCGAGGCGTTCGAGCGCGGGTACGACGTCGACGAGGTCGTCGAACTCACGGGGATCTACGAGTGGTACGTCGAGCGCTTCGGCAACGTCGCCGACGCCGCCGTCGCGGCGCAGGACGGCGAGTTCGGCGAGGCCGCCGAACTCGGCTTCACGAACAGTCAGGTCGCCGCCGGCATCGACTCCAGCGAAGCCTCGGACCTGCCGAAGGCCGACGGCGGGGAGATAGACGCCGTGGAGTCGGCCGCACCGGACCGCTCGTTCAAGCAGGTCGACACCTGCGCCGGCGAGTTCGAGGCGTCGACGCCGTACTACTACTCGGCGCGCGAGCCGGCCGCAAGCGGCGTCGCGACCGGCTACGACGAGCTCCAGGTCGACACCGACGCCGAGAGCGTCGTCGTGGTCGGCGGCGGCCCGATCCGCATCGGGCAGGGCGTCGAGTTCGACTACTGCTCGGTCCACGCGGTCCGTGCGCTCCGCGAGCAGGGGATCGACGCCCACGTCATCAACAACAACCCCGAGACCGTCTCGACTGACTACGACACCTCCGACGGCCTCTTCTTCGAGCCGATCACCGCCGAGGAGGTCGCCGACGTGGTCGAGGCGACCGGCGCGGACGGCGTGATGGTCCAGTTCGGCGGGCAGACCTCCGTCAACGTCGGCGAACCGCTGGCCGACGAACTCGACCGCCGCGGCCTCGACTGCGAGATCATGGGCACCGGCGTCGAGGCGATGGACCTCGCCGAGGACCGCGACCGGTTCAACGTCCTGATGGACGAGCTGGGCATCGCACAGCCCGAGGGCGGGAGCGCGGAGAGCGAGGCCGAGGCGCTCGAACTCGCCCACGAGATCGGCTACCCCGTGCTCGTGCGTCCGTCGTACGTGCTCGGCGGCCGCGCGATGGAGGTCGTGTACGACGACGAGGAGCTGGAGGAGTACATCGAGGAGGCCGTCCGGGTCAGCCCGGACAAGCCGATCCTCGTCGACGACTTCCTCGCCGACGCGATCGAACTCGACGTCGATGCTGTTGCGGACGGCGAGGACGTCGTCATCGGCGGCGTGATGGAGCACATCGAGAGCGCGGGCGTCCACTCCGGCGACTCCGCCTGCATGATCCCGCCGCGGTCGCTCTCCGACGAGACGATGGCCCGCGTCCGCGAGGTGACCGAGGAGATCGCGACGGCGCTCGACACGGTCGGCCTGCTGAATGTCCAGCTTGCGGTCACCGGCGTCCACGACCCCGACGCCGACGCCGAGGTGTACGTGCTGGAGGCGAACCCGCGCTCCTCGCGCACCGTCCCGTTCGTCTCGAAGGCGACGGGCGTCCCGATCGCAAAGCTGGCCGCGAAGGTGATGGCGGGCGCGTCGCTCGCCGACCTGGACGTGCAGGAGCAGGTGCCCGAGCGCACGAGCGTCAAGGAGGTCGTCCTGCCGTTCGACCGCCTGCCGGGCAGCGACCCGCGCCTCGGTCCGGAGATGAAGTCGACCGGCGAGGTGATGGGTACCGCTGGAACGTTCGGCAAGGCCTACGACAAAGCGCAGGACTCCACCGGCAAGCCGATCCCCCGCGGCGGGACCGCCGTGGTCGACCTCTCGGCCGACGAGTTCCCGGACCCCGACACCGAGGCGGGCGAGGCGCTCGTCGAGGGGTACACCGAACACTTCGACCTCTCGGAGGCCGTCGACCTCGTCGAGGCCGCCA
The genomic region above belongs to Halostella salina and contains:
- the carB gene encoding carbamoyl-phosphate synthase large subunit — translated: MSNGDTEDRTILLIGSGPIQIGQAAEFDYSGAQACRALQEEGARVVLVNSNPATIMTDPEMADEVYIEPITTEAIAEIIRKERPDGVIAGLGGQTGLNVTAELAEEGVLEEYDVDVMGTPLDTIYATEDRDLFRQRMHDLGEPVPKSTTISLDEGEEVTELSDADVQERVDDAVEAVGGLPVISRTTYTLGGSGSGVVNDIDELYERVRKGLRLSRNSEVLITESIEGWVELEYEVMRDADDSCIIICNMENLDPMGIHTGESTVVTPSQVIPDEGHQEMRDVALKVIRDLEIHGGCNIQFAWRDDGTPGGEYRVVEVNPRVSRSSALASKATGYPIARVTAKVALGKRLHEIDNEITGETTAAFEPAIDYIVTKVPRWPIDKFDDVDFELTTAMKSTGEAMAIGRTFEESLLKALRSSEYSPDVDWDDVDDETLKEHYLERASPDRPYAIFEAFERGYDVDEVVELTGIYEWYVERFGNVADAAVAAQDGEFGEAAELGFTNSQVAAGIDSSEASDLPKADGGEIDAVESAAPDRSFKQVDTCAGEFEASTPYYYSAREPAASGVATGYDELQVDTDAESVVVVGGGPIRIGQGVEFDYCSVHAVRALREQGIDAHVINNNPETVSTDYDTSDGLFFEPITAEEVADVVEATGADGVMVQFGGQTSVNVGEPLADELDRRGLDCEIMGTGVEAMDLAEDRDRFNVLMDELGIAQPEGGSAESEAEALELAHEIGYPVLVRPSYVLGGRAMEVVYDDEELEEYIEEAVRVSPDKPILVDDFLADAIELDVDAVADGEDVVIGGVMEHIESAGVHSGDSACMIPPRSLSDETMARVREVTEEIATALDTVGLLNVQLAVTGVHDPDADAEVYVLEANPRSSRTVPFVSKATGVPIAKLAAKVMAGASLADLDVQEQVPERTSVKEVVLPFDRLPGSDPRLGPEMKSTGEVMGTAGTFGKAYDKAQDSTGKPIPRGGTAVVDLSADEFPDPDTEAGEALVEGYTEHFDLSEAVDLVEAAKRGEIDLIVSRKRELLEVAVEEEITYFSTEASARAALEALDAADDPLDVAPVDERPKAAREWGK